The Atribacter laminatus genome contains the following window.
GCATTAATTTTAAAGAAAAATAGGAGCTAAAAGAGATTTGATTACGGTACTGGGATTTCTATACTTTTTTTTCTTGACAACCCAGCGATATTGTAAATAATATTAATTATTAATCACTTGCTAAAATAATTGTTAGTCTTTATCATATAAATGGTATATATCTAAAAAACTGGCTTTTTATTTGCAAAAAACCAATTTTCATGTAAAAATTGTGAATAAGTTTTTGATTTATTAAGACGGGTTTAAAAATGCCCAATCCCATACTGTCAAGGAGATCGTCAAAAGGTGAATATAACTAACGTTCAAGCCTGTGGCGGGATAGTAAGGAAATTCGAAGGGCAAAACCAATATATTCTCCTCATTAGAAAAAAGAACTCCCCCCTATGGACCCTTCCCAAAGGCCACCAAGAAAATCATGAATCTGATCAGGAAACTGCAATAAGGGAAGTTCAAGAAGAAACCGGCTATCAATGCAATATTGAAAAAACAGCAGGGGAAATCAAATTTCAATACCAAAAAAATGGTCAGAGCTTCTTTGAAAGAGTTAAGTATTTTGTTATGATACCTGAAAACAATATAAACGCTTTTGATACTGAAGAAATCGAAGAAGTTCGTTGGGTGGAAATTAAAGAAGCCAAGAATTTTCTTTTTTATCAGAACGAAAAGGATCTTATTCAAATTATAATCGAAAAAAAATTTTGAATTTAAAAATTGAGAAAGGGGGAAAAGTAAGAAAATATTGAAAAAAATGTGTACAGCGCTTGAAATTTTCGGTGAAATATTGTAAAAGGAGGGGGAATGTTGGTTTCCCCGGGATCACAGGGAAACGGATCCCCAAAAATAGCAGTTCAATGCGGACTAAGGAGGTAGGCAAATGGAGCTTCTCAAGATCTCTTCCAAAACAAGACCAGCAGCATTAGCGGGGGCTCTGGCAGGGGTAATAAGGGAACATGGGAAGGCAGAGATGCAAGCTGTTGGAGCAGGAGCGGTTAATCAGGCGGTAAAGGCGATAGCTATTGCTAGGGGTTATCTTGCGCCAAGCGGTGTAGATCTGGTTTGTATTCCGGCCTTTGTTGATGTTAAAATTGATGACAATGAGAAAACTGCAATAAGATTCATAGTTCTTCCTGGATAGGGGAAATCAGAATTTAAATTAAAAGGAGGTAAGTGGAGGGATGAATAAACAAGAATTAGTAAATGTATTATCGGAAAAAATTAACAAAAACCGCAAAGATAAAATATCTAAGAAAGATATGGCGATGATTGTTGATAATTTATTTGATTCTATCCAAAAGGAGTTAAAAAAGGGAGGGAAAATTCAACTCGTTGGTTTTGGGACCTTTGGAGTGAAAACCAGAGCTGGTCGGAGAGGTAGGAATCCACAGACTGGAAAAGAGATCCAAATCCCTTCCACAAAGGTACCGTTTTTCCGTCCTGGTAAAGGCTTAAAGGAAATTGTAAAATAATTTTTTAGAATTATATTATATTGAGATCAATAAAAAAGAAGGGGCGATGCCCCTTCTTTTTTATTCGTAAAGTATAAAAATCTTGTAATTATTGAACAAGGAGATATCGATATGTTATGCGATTACCATATTCATACTCATCGCTGTGGCGATGCTCAAGGTAACTATGAAGAGTATATCGAGAACGCTTTGAAGGTAGGATTAACCGAGATTGGCTTTTCGGGTCACTGCCCCCAATATTTTCTACCCAAGGAGAAAAGAACCCGCCATTGTGCAATACCTGATGAAGAACTGGAAATCTATGTTGAAGAAGTGGAATCTCTTAAAACAAAATATAAAGATTCAATTACCATAAAAACCGGCTTAGAAGTTGATTATATCCCTGGAAAAGAGAAAGAAGCTTTATCAGTTGTAGAATTCTATGATTGGGATTACCTATTTTTGTCAGTTCATTTTTTAGGCGATTGGGCTTTCGATCACCCCAAATATATTCATTGCTATGAAAATCGGGATATCAATGAAATATATCGATCATACTATAAAACCTTAATGCAAGGTATTGAGACTGGTTGTTATAATATTATTGCTCATTTTGATCTACCGAAAAAATTTCGTTTCCAACCAACCGAAACTATTATTGAAGAAGACCAAGCAATTGAATTGTGTAAAAATTTTAATATGGCAATTGAATTGAATACCGCTGGATACCGAAAACCAATTGGAGAAGCCTATCCATCAGAAGATATTTTAAGAAAATGTTTTCAAGCACAAATTCCGATTTGTCTTGGTTCTGATGCTCATCGTCCTGATGAGGTCGGAAAAAATTTTAAAACGGCCTTAGATTTACTTAAAAAAGTGGGATATACTCGTTTGACTCAATTTAATAAAAAGAGAAAAACATCTTATCCTATTGGAAAGGAATAAAAAAGCCATTATCTCGATAATTTATTTGAGTGGAGGAAGAGGAGTTA
Protein-coding sequences here:
- the hisJ gene encoding histidinol-phosphatase HisJ — encoded protein: MLCDYHIHTHRCGDAQGNYEEYIENALKVGLTEIGFSGHCPQYFLPKEKRTRHCAIPDEELEIYVEEVESLKTKYKDSITIKTGLEVDYIPGKEKEALSVVEFYDWDYLFLSVHFLGDWAFDHPKYIHCYENRDINEIYRSYYKTLMQGIETGCYNIIAHFDLPKKFRFQPTETIIEEDQAIELCKNFNMAIELNTAGYRKPIGEAYPSEDILRKCFQAQIPICLGSDAHRPDEVGKNFKTALDLLKKVGYTRLTQFNKKRKTSYPIGKE
- a CDS encoding NUDIX hydrolase translates to MNITNVQACGGIVRKFEGQNQYILLIRKKNSPLWTLPKGHQENHESDQETAIREVQEETGYQCNIEKTAGEIKFQYQKNGQSFFERVKYFVMIPENNINAFDTEEIEEVRWVEIKEAKNFLFYQNEKDLIQIIIEKKF
- a CDS encoding HU family DNA-binding protein → MNKQELVNVLSEKINKNRKDKISKKDMAMIVDNLFDSIQKELKKGGKIQLVGFGTFGVKTRAGRRGRNPQTGKEIQIPSTKVPFFRPGKGLKEIVK
- a CDS encoding stage V sporulation protein S; this translates as MELLKISSKTRPAALAGALAGVIREHGKAEMQAVGAGAVNQAVKAIAIARGYLAPSGVDLVCIPAFVDVKIDDNEKTAIRFIVLPG